A single Pseudomonas putida DNA region contains:
- a CDS encoding ABC transporter ATP-binding protein has protein sequence MSEANSNAATSETLVSFRGVQKSYDGESLIVKDLNLDIRKGEFLTLLGPSGSGKTTSLMMLAGFETPTAGEIQLAGRSINNVPPHKRDIGMVFQNYALFPHMTVAENLAFPLTVRGLSKTDISERVKRVLNMVQLDAFAKRYPGQLSGGQQQRVALARALVFEPQLVLMDEPLGALDKQLREHMQMEIKHIHQRLGVTVVYVTHDQGEALTMSDRVAVFHQGEIQQIADPRTLYEEPCNTFVANFIGENNRINGTLLASDGKRCQVQLARGERVEALAVNVGQAGEPVTLSVRPERVRLNGHSESCVNRFSGRVAEFIYLGDHVRVRLEVCGKADFFVKQPIAELDPALAVGDVVPLGWEVEHARALDPIAEAH, from the coding sequence ATGAGCGAGGCGAATTCGAACGCTGCCACCAGCGAGACGCTGGTCAGCTTCCGTGGTGTGCAGAAGAGCTACGACGGCGAATCGCTGATCGTCAAAGACCTCAACCTGGACATTCGCAAGGGTGAATTCCTCACCCTGCTCGGCCCCTCCGGTTCGGGCAAGACCACCAGCCTGATGATGCTGGCTGGTTTCGAAACCCCCACCGCCGGTGAAATCCAGCTGGCCGGGCGCTCGATCAACAACGTGCCGCCGCACAAGCGCGACATCGGCATGGTGTTCCAGAACTACGCATTGTTCCCACACATGACCGTGGCCGAAAACCTGGCCTTCCCGCTGACCGTGCGCGGTCTGAGCAAGACCGACATCAGCGAACGGGTCAAGCGTGTGCTGAACATGGTCCAGCTCGATGCCTTCGCCAAGCGCTATCCGGGCCAGCTTTCCGGTGGTCAGCAACAGCGTGTGGCGCTGGCCCGGGCGCTGGTGTTCGAGCCACAGCTGGTGCTGATGGACGAACCGCTGGGCGCCCTCGACAAGCAACTGCGTGAACACATGCAGATGGAGATCAAGCACATTCACCAGCGCCTGGGCGTGACGGTGGTCTACGTGACCCACGACCAGGGCGAGGCGCTGACCATGTCCGACCGCGTGGCGGTGTTCCATCAGGGCGAGATCCAGCAGATCGCCGACCCGCGCACCCTCTATGAAGAACCGTGCAATACCTTTGTCGCCAACTTCATCGGCGAGAACAACCGCATCAACGGCACCCTGCTGGCCAGCGATGGCAAGCGTTGCCAGGTGCAGCTGGCACGCGGCGAGCGGGTCGAGGCGCTGGCGGTGAATGTTGGCCAGGCCGGCGAACCAGTGACCCTGTCGGTACGCCCCGAGCGCGTGCGCCTCAATGGCCACAGCGAAAGCTGCGTCAACCGCTTCTCCGGCCGTGTGGCCGAGTTCATCTACCTGGGCGACCACGTACGGGTGCGCCTGGAAGTCTGCGGCAAGGCCGACTTCTTCGTGAAGCAGCCGATCGCCGAGCTCGACCCGGCGCTGGCCGTGGGCGATGTGGTACCGCTGGGCTGGGAGGTGGAGCACGCCCGCGCGCTCGATCCGATTGCCGAAGCCCACTGA
- a CDS encoding ABC transporter substrate-binding protein, protein MRKQLKLTALALGLCAAGQSMAADLTVVSFGGANKAAQVKAFYEPWEKAGKGKIVAGEYNGEMAKVKAMVDTNSVSWNLVEVESPELARGCDEGMFEELDPALFGNESDYVKGAIQPCGVGFFVWSTVLAYNADKLKTAPTSWADFWDTKKFPGKRGLRKGAKYTLEFALMADGVAPKDVYQVLATKEGVDRAFKKLDELKPSIQWWEAGAQPPQYLASGDVVMSSAYNGRIAAVQKESNLKVVWNGGIYDFDAWAIPKGAKDVEEAKKFIAYTVQPEQQKTYSENIAYGPANSKAVPLLADAVKKDMPTTPENIANQVQIDVAFWADNSEQLEQRFNAWAAKK, encoded by the coding sequence ATGCGCAAGCAGTTGAAACTGACCGCACTGGCCCTCGGCCTGTGCGCCGCCGGCCAGAGCATGGCAGCGGACCTGACCGTGGTCTCCTTCGGCGGTGCCAACAAGGCGGCCCAGGTCAAGGCGTTCTATGAGCCATGGGAGAAGGCCGGCAAGGGCAAGATCGTCGCGGGCGAGTACAACGGTGAAATGGCCAAGGTCAAAGCCATGGTCGACACCAACAGCGTGTCGTGGAACCTGGTGGAGGTGGAATCGCCAGAGCTGGCGCGTGGCTGCGACGAAGGCATGTTCGAAGAGCTCGACCCGGCACTGTTCGGCAACGAGTCCGATTACGTGAAGGGCGCCATCCAGCCATGCGGCGTGGGCTTCTTCGTCTGGTCGACGGTGCTGGCCTACAACGCCGACAAGCTCAAGACCGCACCCACCAGCTGGGCCGACTTCTGGGACACCAAGAAATTCCCAGGCAAGCGTGGCCTGCGCAAGGGCGCCAAGTACACCCTTGAATTCGCCCTGATGGCCGACGGCGTTGCGCCGAAGGACGTATATCAGGTGCTGGCCACCAAGGAAGGCGTGGACCGTGCCTTCAAGAAGCTCGACGAACTCAAACCGAGCATCCAGTGGTGGGAAGCTGGCGCCCAGCCGCCACAGTACCTGGCGTCGGGTGACGTGGTCATGAGTTCCGCCTACAACGGCCGCATCGCCGCTGTGCAGAAAGAGAGCAACCTCAAAGTGGTGTGGAACGGCGGCATCTACGACTTCGACGCCTGGGCGATCCCGAAAGGTGCCAAGGATGTGGAAGAAGCGAAGAAGTTCATCGCCTACACCGTGCAGCCGGAACAGCAGAAGACTTACTCCGAGAACATCGCCTACGGCCCGGCCAACTCAAAGGCCGTGCCACTGCTGGCCGATGCGGTGAAAAAAGACATGCCGACCACGCCTGAGAACATTGCCAATCAGGTACAGATCGACGTGGCCTTCTGGGCCGACAACAGCGAACAGCTGGAGCAACGCTTCAACGCCTGGGCGGCGAAGAAGTAA
- a CDS encoding ABC transporter permease, which translates to MAIAVPLNEGAGPSLKQRLKRAERVNRWKAQALIAPLALFLLLVFLVPIAALLYKSVGNPEVVGGLPRTVEVISQWDGKSLPGEDVYKALSQDLAESRKNQTLGDLSKRLNMELAGYRSLLAKTARALPFKAEPASYKDALQALDERWGDPAYWQAIRRNTSSVTSFYLLASLDHRIDDLGELAKATPDQAIYLDIFARTLWMGVVITAICLVLAYPLAYLLANLPTRQSNLLMILVLLPFWTSILVRVAAWIVLLQSGGLINSALMAMGIIDQPLELVFNRTGVYISMVHILLPFMILPLYSVMKGISPSYMRAAISLGCHPFASFWRVYFPQTYAGVGAGCLLVFILAIGYYITPALLGSPNDQMVSYFVAFYTNTSINWGMATALGGLLLLATVLLYLIYSWLVGASRLRLS; encoded by the coding sequence ATGGCCATTGCAGTGCCCCTCAACGAAGGCGCAGGTCCAAGTCTCAAGCAGCGCCTCAAGCGTGCCGAGCGGGTCAACCGCTGGAAGGCGCAGGCGTTGATCGCGCCGCTGGCGCTGTTTCTCTTGCTGGTGTTCCTGGTGCCGATCGCGGCGCTACTGTACAAGAGCGTCGGCAACCCGGAAGTGGTTGGCGGCCTGCCGCGCACGGTTGAAGTGATCAGCCAGTGGGACGGCAAGAGCCTGCCCGGCGAAGACGTTTACAAGGCGCTGAGCCAGGACCTGGCCGAATCGCGCAAGAACCAGACCCTGGGCGACCTCTCCAAACGCCTGAACATGGAACTGGCCGGCTATCGCAGCCTGCTGGCCAAGACTGCACGGGCGCTGCCGTTCAAGGCCGAGCCTGCCTCTTACAAAGATGCCTTGCAGGCGCTCGACGAGCGTTGGGGCGACCCGGCCTACTGGCAGGCGATCCGCCGTAATACCAGTTCGGTGACCTCGTTCTACCTGTTGGCTTCGCTCGACCACCGTATCGATGACCTCGGCGAGCTGGCCAAAGCCACCCCCGACCAGGCCATCTACCTGGATATCTTTGCCCGCACCCTGTGGATGGGTGTGGTGATTACCGCCATCTGCCTGGTGCTGGCCTATCCGCTTGCCTACCTGCTGGCCAACCTGCCGACCCGCCAGAGCAACCTGCTGATGATCCTGGTGCTGCTGCCGTTCTGGACTTCGATCCTGGTGCGGGTGGCGGCGTGGATCGTGCTGTTGCAGTCCGGCGGCCTGATCAACAGTGCACTGATGGCCATGGGCATCATCGACCAGCCGCTGGAACTGGTGTTCAACCGCACCGGTGTGTACATCTCAATGGTGCATATTCTGCTGCCGTTCATGATCCTGCCGCTTTACAGCGTGATGAAGGGCATTTCGCCGAGCTACATGCGCGCGGCAATTTCGTTGGGCTGCCACCCGTTTGCCAGCTTCTGGCGGGTGTACTTCCCGCAGACCTACGCTGGCGTGGGAGCCGGTTGCCTGCTGGTGTTCATCCTGGCCATCGGCTACTACATCACCCCGGCGCTGCTCGGCAGCCCGAACGACCAGATGGTCAGCTACTTCGTCGCCTTCTACACCAACACCAGCATCAACTGGGGCATGGCCACCGCCCTGGGCGGGCTGTTGCTGCTGGCGACCGTGCTGCTGTACCTGATCTATAGCTGGCTGGTCGGCGCCAGCCGCCTGCGCCTGAGCTGA
- a CDS encoding ABC transporter permease, producing the protein MLSPYMSPVERVWFYTLRILCGLILLFLVLPVLVIVPLSFNSGSFLVYPLQGFSLQWYHDFFASAEWMRALKNSIIVAPAATVLAMVFGTLASIGLTRGDFPGKSLVMALVISPMVVPVVIIGVASYLFFAPLGLGNSFISLILVHAVLGVPFVIITVSATLQGFNYNLVRAAASLGASPLLTFRRVTLPLIAPGVISGALFAFATSFDEVVVTLFLAGPEQATLPRQMFSGIRENLSPTIAAAATLLIAFSVVLLLTLEWLRGRSEKLRTQQPA; encoded by the coding sequence ATGCTGAGCCCCTACATGTCGCCCGTCGAACGGGTATGGTTCTACACCCTGCGCATCCTTTGCGGCCTGATCCTGCTGTTCCTGGTGCTGCCGGTGCTGGTGATCGTGCCCCTGTCGTTCAACAGTGGCAGCTTCCTGGTGTACCCGCTGCAGGGCTTCTCGCTGCAGTGGTACCACGACTTCTTCGCCTCGGCCGAGTGGATGCGGGCGCTGAAGAACAGCATCATCGTCGCGCCGGCGGCCACGGTGCTGGCGATGGTCTTTGGCACCTTGGCATCGATCGGCCTGACCCGTGGCGATTTCCCCGGCAAATCGCTGGTGATGGCGCTGGTGATTTCGCCGATGGTGGTGCCGGTGGTGATCATCGGCGTGGCCAGCTATCTGTTCTTCGCCCCACTGGGCCTGGGCAACAGTTTCATCTCGCTGATTCTGGTGCATGCGGTACTGGGTGTGCCGTTCGTCATCATCACCGTGTCGGCGACCTTGCAGGGCTTCAATTACAACCTGGTACGTGCGGCAGCTAGCTTGGGCGCCTCGCCATTGCTAACCTTCCGTCGGGTGACCTTGCCGCTGATTGCCCCCGGGGTGATCTCGGGAGCGCTGTTTGCCTTTGCCACCTCGTTCGATGAAGTGGTGGTGACACTGTTCCTCGCCGGGCCCGAGCAGGCGACCCTGCCGCGGCAGATGTTCAGCGGCATTCGCGAGAACCTCAGCCCGACCATTGCTGCCGCAGCGACTTTGCTGATCGCGTTCTCGGTGGTGCTGTTGCTGACCCTGGAGTGGCTGCGCGGGCGTAGCGAGAAGCTCAGGACTCAGCAACCTGCCTGA
- the rpe gene encoding ribulose-phosphate 3-epimerase, with amino-acid sequence MQPYAIAPSILSADFARLGEDVDKVLAAGADIVHFDVMDNHYVPNLTIGPMVCTALRKYGVTAPIDVHLMVSPVDRIIGDFIEAGATYITFHPEASQHIDRSLQLIKDGGCKAGLVFNPATSLDALKYVMDKVDMVLLMSVNPGFGGQKFIPGTLDKLREARALIDASGRDIRLEIDGGVNVNNIREIAAAGADTFVAGSAIFNAPDYQEVIAKMRAELAQARP; translated from the coding sequence ATGCAGCCCTACGCTATTGCCCCCTCCATTCTCTCCGCCGATTTCGCCCGCCTGGGCGAGGACGTCGACAAGGTCCTGGCCGCGGGTGCCGACATTGTCCACTTCGATGTCATGGACAACCACTACGTACCCAACCTGACCATCGGCCCGATGGTCTGCACGGCGCTGCGCAAGTACGGCGTGACCGCGCCGATCGACGTGCACCTGATGGTCAGCCCGGTAGACCGCATCATCGGCGACTTCATCGAGGCCGGGGCCACCTACATCACCTTCCACCCGGAAGCCTCGCAGCACATCGACCGTTCGCTGCAGTTGATCAAGGACGGCGGTTGCAAGGCCGGCCTGGTGTTCAACCCGGCCACCAGCCTGGATGCACTGAAGTACGTGATGGACAAAGTCGACATGGTCCTGCTGATGAGCGTCAACCCAGGCTTCGGCGGGCAGAAGTTCATCCCTGGCACCCTCGACAAGCTGCGCGAAGCCCGCGCGCTGATCGACGCCAGCGGCCGTGACATCCGCCTGGAAATCGACGGTGGCGTCAACGTCAACAACATCCGCGAAATCGCTGCCGCTGGCGCCGACACCTTTGTGGCCGGCTCGGCAATCTTCAATGCCCCGGACTACCAGGAAGTCATCGCCAAGATGCGCGCCGAACTGGCCCAGGCCCGCCCATGA
- a CDS encoding phosphoglycolate phosphatase, translated as MSGFEQLFPGTLPRLVMFDLDGTLIDSVPDLAAAVDRMLLELGRPPAGLAAVRHWVGNGAQVLVRRALAGDIEHDAVDDALAEKGLALFMEAYAESHELTVLYPGVKDTLRWLQKQGVEMALITNKPERFVAPLLDQMKIGRYFRWIIGGDTLPQKKPDPAALLFVMQMAGVSPQQSLFVGDSRSDVLAAKAAGVQSVGLTYGYNHGRPITEESPSLVVDDLRALLPGCADPATGITLADLQASQDRESTVAVTGKFWMKVIKALARWRWRA; from the coding sequence ATGAGTGGCTTCGAGCAGCTGTTCCCGGGGACGCTGCCCAGGCTGGTGATGTTCGATCTGGACGGTACCCTGATCGACTCGGTACCCGACCTGGCCGCTGCCGTGGACCGCATGCTGCTCGAACTGGGGCGCCCACCTGCAGGCCTGGCGGCAGTACGCCACTGGGTCGGCAACGGTGCCCAGGTGCTGGTGCGCCGCGCCCTGGCAGGTGACATCGAGCATGATGCCGTGGACGATGCGCTGGCCGAAAAAGGCCTGGCGCTGTTCATGGAGGCTTATGCCGAAAGCCATGAGCTTACCGTGCTCTACCCCGGTGTGAAGGACACCCTGCGCTGGCTGCAGAAGCAGGGAGTGGAAATGGCGCTGATCACCAACAAGCCGGAGCGTTTCGTCGCGCCGTTGCTGGACCAGATGAAGATTGGCCGCTATTTCCGCTGGATCATCGGTGGCGATACCTTGCCGCAGAAAAAGCCCGACCCCGCGGCTCTGCTGTTTGTCATGCAGATGGCCGGAGTCAGCCCGCAGCAGTCGCTGTTCGTTGGCGACTCGCGCAGCGATGTGCTGGCGGCCAAGGCGGCTGGCGTGCAATCGGTGGGCCTGACCTACGGCTACAACCATGGCCGGCCGATTACCGAGGAATCCCCCAGCCTGGTGGTCGACGACCTGCGCGCACTGCTGCCCGGTTGCGCAGACCCGGCCACTGGGATAACGTTGGCGGATCTTCAAGCCTCCCAAGACAGAGAGTCCACCGTGGCGGTCACTGGCAAATTCTGGATGAAAGTCATCAAGGCCCTGGCCCGTTGGCGCTGGCGCGCCTGA
- the trpE gene encoding anthranilate synthase component I: MTREEFLRLAATGYNRIPLACETLADFDTPLSIYLKLADQPNSYLLESVQGGEKWGRYSMIGLPSRTVMRVHGYRVSILQDGVEVESHDVEDPLAFVESFKDRYKVADIPGLPRFNGGLVGYFGYDCVRYVEKRLGASPNPDPLGVPDILLMVSDAVVVFDNLAGKMHAIVLVDPAEEQAFEQGQARLQGLLEKLRQPITPRRGLDLSRPMAAEPEFRSSYTRDDYENAVGRIKEYILAGDCMQVVPSQRMSIDFKAAPIDLYRALRCFNPTPYMYFFNFGDFHVVGSSPEVLVRVEDNLVTVRPIAGTRPRGATEEADRALEDDLLSDDKEIAEHLMLIDLGRNDVGRVSSTGSVRLTEKMVIERYSNVMHIVSNVTGQLREGLTAMDALRAILPAGTLSGAPKIRAMEIIDELEPVKRGVYGGAVGYFAWNGNMDTAIAIRTAVIKDGELHVQAGGGIVADSVPALEWEETINKRRAMFRAVALAEQTTAK, encoded by the coding sequence ATGACCCGCGAAGAATTCCTGCGCCTGGCCGCTACCGGCTACAACCGCATCCCTTTGGCCTGTGAAACCCTGGCCGACTTCGACACGCCGCTGTCGATCTACCTGAAACTGGCTGACCAACCCAACTCCTACCTGCTCGAGTCCGTGCAGGGCGGCGAGAAGTGGGGCCGTTACTCGATGATCGGCCTGCCGTCGCGCACCGTGATGCGCGTGCATGGCTACCGCGTGAGCATCCTGCAGGATGGTGTCGAGGTGGAAAGCCACGACGTCGAGGACCCACTGGCCTTTGTCGAAAGCTTCAAGGACCGTTACAAGGTCGCCGACATCCCTGGGCTGCCACGTTTCAACGGTGGTCTGGTCGGCTACTTCGGCTACGACTGCGTGCGGTATGTGGAAAAGCGTCTGGGCGCCAGCCCGAACCCGGACCCGCTGGGCGTGCCGGATATCCTGCTGATGGTCTCCGACGCGGTGGTGGTATTCGACAACCTGGCAGGCAAGATGCACGCCATCGTATTGGTCGACCCGGCTGAGGAGCAGGCTTTCGAGCAAGGCCAGGCGCGCCTGCAAGGCCTGCTGGAGAAACTGCGCCAGCCCATCACCCCACGCCGTGGCCTGGACCTGAGCAGGCCGATGGCGGCCGAGCCGGAATTCCGTTCCAGCTACACCCGTGACGATTACGAGAACGCGGTGGGTCGTATCAAGGAATACATCCTGGCCGGCGACTGCATGCAGGTAGTGCCGTCGCAGCGCATGTCGATCGACTTCAAGGCTGCACCCATCGACCTGTACCGCGCACTGCGCTGCTTCAACCCGACGCCGTACATGTACTTCTTCAACTTCGGCGACTTCCATGTGGTCGGTAGCTCGCCGGAAGTGCTGGTGCGGGTGGAAGACAACCTGGTCACCGTGCGGCCGATTGCCGGTACTCGCCCACGTGGGGCTACCGAGGAAGCCGACCGGGCGCTGGAAGATGATCTGCTGTCGGACGATAAAGAGATCGCCGAGCACCTGATGCTGATCGACCTCGGCCGCAACGACGTCGGCCGGGTATCGTCGACCGGTAGCGTGCGCCTGACCGAGAAGATGGTGATCGAGCGCTACTCGAACGTGATGCATATCGTCTCCAACGTCACCGGCCAGCTGCGCGAAGGCCTGACGGCGATGGATGCGCTGCGGGCGATCCTGCCGGCGGGCACCTTGTCGGGGGCGCCGAAGATCCGCGCGATGGAGATCATCGACGAACTGGAACCGGTCAAGCGTGGCGTCTACGGTGGTGCGGTCGGCTACTTCGCCTGGAACGGCAACATGGATACCGCGATTGCCATCCGTACTGCGGTGATCAAGGACGGCGAACTGCACGTGCAGGCCGGTGGCGGTATCGTCGCCGACTCGGTGCCGGCGCTGGAGTGGGAAGAGACCATCAACAAGCGCCGGGCGATGTTCCGTGCCGTGGCGCTGGCCGAGCAGACCACCGCCAAGTAA
- the estP gene encoding esterase EstP yields MRKAPLMRFTLASLALACSQAFAAPSPYSSLIVFGDSLSDAGQFPDLTGGTLGMRFTNRDASGNYAPVSPMILGGRLGVSPAELGPSTSPTYQALGLPDGNNWAVGGYTTQQILDSITETSATVIPPGSALGGFVLREKPGYLATGLQADPNALYYLTGGGNDFLQGLVNSPADAAAAGSRLAASAQALQQGGARYIMVWLLPDLGQTPNFTGTPQQNALTQLSSVFNQSLISQLSRIDAEIIPLNIPVLLSEALASPTQFGLATGQNLVGTCYSGDSCVENPVYGINGTSPDPTKLLFNDSVHPTIAGQQLIADYAYSIISAPWELTLLPEMAHASLRAHQDELRNQWQTPWQAIGQWQAFVSTGAQNLDFDDQHSAASADGHGYNLTLGGSYRLNDAWRLGLAGGVYRQKLEAGEQDSDYKLDSYLASAFAQFRQDRWWADAALSAGHLDYHDLKRTFALGVNDRSEKGDTDGEAWAVTARLGYNLAADSSRWQLAPFISADYARVKVDGYDEKSGRSTALGFDDQERTSRRLGVGLLGSVQVLPSTRLFAEVAQEHEFEDDQQDVTMHLTTLPSNDFTLTGYTPHSDLTRASLGVTHELVAGVHLRGNYNWRKSDELTQQGVSLGVSVDF; encoded by the coding sequence ATGCGAAAAGCTCCACTGATGCGCTTTACCCTCGCTTCACTGGCCTTGGCCTGCAGCCAGGCCTTCGCCGCACCCTCGCCCTACTCCAGCCTGATCGTGTTTGGTGACAGCCTCAGCGACGCCGGGCAGTTTCCCGACCTGACCGGCGGCACGCTGGGCATGCGCTTTACCAACCGCGACGCCAGTGGCAACTATGCACCGGTGTCCCCGATGATCCTGGGAGGCAGGCTGGGTGTCAGCCCGGCCGAACTCGGGCCTTCGACCTCACCTACCTACCAGGCCCTGGGCCTGCCGGACGGTAACAACTGGGCGGTCGGCGGGTATACGACGCAGCAGATCCTTGACTCGATCACCGAGACCTCCGCAACCGTGATTCCGCCAGGCAGCGCACTGGGCGGGTTCGTGCTGCGCGAGAAGCCGGGTTATCTGGCCACCGGCCTGCAGGCAGACCCGAATGCCCTCTACTACCTCACCGGCGGCGGCAACGACTTCCTCCAGGGCCTGGTCAACAGCCCCGCCGACGCTGCGGCGGCCGGCTCCCGCCTCGCCGCCAGCGCCCAGGCCCTGCAGCAAGGCGGCGCGCGCTACATCATGGTCTGGCTGTTGCCGGACCTTGGGCAGACACCAAACTTCACTGGTACGCCACAGCAAAATGCACTCACGCAACTCTCCAGCGTGTTCAACCAGTCGCTGATCAGTCAACTGAGCCGGATCGACGCCGAGATCATCCCTCTGAACATTCCGGTATTGCTCAGCGAAGCCCTGGCCAGCCCGACCCAGTTCGGCCTGGCCACCGGCCAGAACCTGGTTGGCACCTGCTACAGCGGCGACAGCTGTGTGGAAAACCCGGTTTACGGGATCAACGGCACCAGCCCCGACCCGACCAAACTGCTGTTCAACGACTCGGTGCACCCGACCATCGCCGGCCAGCAACTGATTGCCGACTACGCCTACTCGATCATCTCCGCGCCATGGGAATTGACCCTGCTGCCGGAAATGGCCCACGCCAGCCTGCGCGCGCACCAGGACGAACTGCGCAATCAGTGGCAGACACCGTGGCAGGCAATCGGCCAATGGCAAGCCTTCGTCAGCACTGGCGCCCAAAACCTGGACTTCGATGACCAGCACAGTGCTGCCAGCGCTGACGGCCATGGCTACAACCTGACCCTGGGTGGCAGCTACCGGCTCAACGACGCTTGGCGCCTCGGCTTGGCCGGCGGCGTATATCGGCAGAAACTGGAAGCCGGTGAACAGGACTCGGACTACAAGCTCGACAGCTACCTGGCCAGCGCCTTCGCCCAGTTCCGCCAGGATCGCTGGTGGGCCGATGCCGCGCTGAGCGCCGGCCATCTGGACTACCACGACCTCAAGCGCACCTTTGCGCTTGGCGTCAACGACCGCAGCGAGAAGGGCGACACCGATGGTGAAGCCTGGGCCGTGACTGCCCGGCTGGGCTACAACCTGGCGGCCGATAGCAGCCGCTGGCAACTGGCACCGTTCATCAGTGCCGACTATGCGCGGGTAAAAGTCGATGGTTATGACGAGAAGAGCGGGCGTTCGACGGCGCTGGGCTTCGATGACCAGGAACGGACTTCGCGGCGCTTGGGCGTAGGGCTGCTAGGCAGCGTGCAGGTACTGCCGAGCACCAGGTTGTTCGCCGAGGTGGCGCAGGAGCATGAGTTCGAGGATGACCAACAGGATGTGACCATGCACCTGACGACGTTGCCGAGCAACGACTTCACGTTGACCGGGTACACGCCCCATAGCGATCTGACTCGGGCGAGCCTGGGGGTGACGCATGAACTGGTGGCGGGGGTGCACCTGCGCGGGAACTACAACTGGCGCAAGAGTGATGAGTTGACCCAACAGGGGGTGAGCCTGGGCGTCAGTGTAGATTTTTAG
- a CDS encoding aminodeoxychorismate/anthranilate synthase component II, with product MLLMIDNYDSFTYNVVQYLGELGAEVKVIRNDEMTIAEIEALNPERIVVSPGPCTPSEAGVSIEAILHFAGKLPILGVCLGHQSIGQAFGGDVVRARQVMHGKTSPVHHRDLGVFAELNNPLTVTRYHSLVVKRETLPDCLEVTAWTAHDDGSVDEIMGLRHKTLNIEGVQFHPESILTEQGHELFANFLKQTGGRR from the coding sequence ATGTTACTGATGATCGACAACTACGACTCATTCACTTACAACGTTGTTCAGTACCTTGGCGAGCTGGGTGCCGAGGTCAAGGTCATTCGCAATGACGAAATGACCATCGCCGAGATCGAAGCCCTCAACCCTGAGCGCATCGTCGTGTCGCCAGGCCCGTGCACGCCAAGTGAAGCGGGCGTTTCCATCGAAGCCATCCTGCATTTTGCTGGCAAGCTGCCGATCCTGGGCGTATGCCTGGGCCACCAGTCCATCGGCCAGGCTTTCGGCGGTGATGTGGTGCGGGCCCGTCAGGTCATGCATGGCAAGACCAGCCCGGTGCACCATCGCGACCTCGGCGTTTTCGCCGAGCTCAACAACCCGCTTACCGTGACCCGCTACCATTCCCTGGTGGTCAAGCGCGAAACCCTGCCTGATTGCCTGGAAGTCACCGCCTGGACCGCCCATGACGACGGTTCGGTCGACGAGATCATGGGCCTGCGCCACAAGACCTTGAATATCGAAGGGGTGCAGTTCCACCCCGAGTCCATCCTCACCGAGCAGGGCCACGAGCTGTTCGCCAACTTCCTCAAGCAGACCGGCGGCCGCCGTTAA
- the trpD gene encoding anthranilate phosphoribosyltransferase produces the protein MDIKSALSRIVGHLDLSTDEMRDVMRQIMTGQCSEAQIGAFLMGMRMKSESIDEIVGAVSVMRELADKVELNSLDGVVDIVGTGGDGANIFNVSTASSFVLAAAGCTVAKHGNRAVSGKSGSADLLEAAGIYLNLTPKQVARCIDSLGIGFMFAQSHHTAMKYAAGPRRDLGLRTLFNMLGPLTNPAGVKHQVVGVFTQALCRPLAEVLQRLGSKHVLVVHSKDGLDEFSLAAPTFVAELKNGEITEYWVEPEDLGMKSQSLHGLAVETPQASLELIRDALGRRKTENGQKAAEMIVLNAGAALYAADHAMSLKTGVELAHDVLHTGLAWEKLQELGAFTAVFKVENEA, from the coding sequence ATGGATATCAAGAGCGCGTTGAGCCGCATCGTCGGCCACCTGGACCTGAGCACTGATGAAATGCGCGATGTCATGCGCCAGATCATGACTGGCCAGTGCAGCGAAGCGCAGATCGGTGCTTTCCTGATGGGCATGCGCATGAAGAGCGAGAGCATCGACGAGATCGTCGGTGCGGTCTCGGTGATGCGCGAGCTGGCCGACAAGGTCGAACTGAACAGCCTCGATGGTGTGGTCGATATCGTCGGTACCGGCGGTGATGGCGCCAACATCTTCAACGTTTCCACCGCATCGTCGTTCGTTCTCGCCGCTGCCGGCTGCACCGTGGCCAAGCACGGCAACCGCGCGGTTTCAGGCAAGAGCGGCAGCGCCGACCTGCTGGAAGCTGCCGGCATCTATCTGAACCTGACCCCGAAACAGGTCGCACGCTGCATCGACAGCTTGGGGATAGGCTTCATGTTCGCGCAGAGCCACCACACCGCCATGAAGTATGCTGCTGGCCCGCGTCGCGATCTGGGGCTGCGTACCCTGTTCAACATGCTCGGCCCGCTTACGAATCCGGCCGGAGTGAAGCATCAGGTGGTCGGCGTGTTCACCCAGGCACTGTGCCGTCCGTTGGCCGAGGTGCTGCAGCGCCTGGGCAGCAAGCATGTGCTGGTGGTGCATTCGAAAGATGGCCTGGACGAGTTCAGCCTGGCTGCGCCAACCTTCGTCGCCGAGTTGAAGAACGGCGAGATCACTGAGTATTGGGTGGAGCCCGAAGACCTCGGTATGAAGAGCCAGAGCCTGCATGGCCTGGCCGTCGAGACGCCGCAGGCCTCGCTTGAGCTGATCCGTGATGCCCTGGGCCGGCGCAAGACCGAAAACGGCCAGAAGGCCGCCGAAATGATCGTGCTCAATGCTGGCGCGGCGCTGTATGCCGCTGACCATGCCATGAGCCTGAAGACTGGCGTGGAACTGGCCCACGACGTACTGCACACCGGGCTGGCCTGGGAGAAGCTGCAGGAGCTGGGCGCCTTTACTGCAGTATTCAAGGTGGAGAACGAAGCATGA